The nucleotide window ATGATAAGCACTATTAGCGGTGGCCCTACCATCGCAGGAATGAGCAACTATTCAATGAAACAATATGTGCGTGCCGCAAAATTTCCTCGGGTACTCGGCATAGAGGTGAATCGGCATCATGAAACGCCAAAAGTGCATTGGGAACCAATCACATTTTgcgaagaggaggaagagggcaTCCTCTATCCCCACGACGACCCGATGATCATTCGAGCAGAAATTGCCGACTACGATGTAGGACGGGTACTGATCGATACTGGCAGCTCCGTGAGCGTGATATTTGCCGAAGCTTTCCGAGAAAAGGGAATAAACGACAGTCAGGTCAACCGGCAATTGACCCCTCCGTTAAGTTTCTCTGGGGATCTAGTCCAACCAGTCGGAAGTGTAAAACTGCCAATTACCTTTGGTACCGCACCGAGAAAAACAACGGTATACGATCATTTCCTGATTGTTGACTGCCCGACAGCGTACAACGTTATAGTTGGACGAACGGCACTCACCAGGATCAAGGCCCATCTTTCCCCCCACATGCTATTGATGAAGTTCCCGACCCCCAACGGCACTGGGGCTGTCCGAGGAAATCAGCTAAGCGCGCGGACTTGCTACGCCACGGCCCTGAAGTCAACCTCTTTCAAACTCCCCGACGAGACAATGTCTGTCCAAGGGGTACTGAACGGTACAGGACCAGTTGACGACCCAAGAGATGAGTCCCCGACTCCACACACACAACCCGTCGAAGAACTGGAGACGATAACCTTGAGCGAGGAGCAGCCCGATCGTCAGGTTAGAATCGGCACTAGACTCGCTCCTACCCTCCGAACGCAATTCATAAATTTCTTGCGGAACCATTCGGAGGTATTCACATGGTCCTACGAAGACATGCCCGGCATCGCCCCAGAGGTCATCAGCCATAAACTCAGCGTCTCTCCATCTTATAAGCCTGTGAGGCAGAAGCGCCGTTCGTACGATACCGAGCGATATGAAGCCATGCGTAAGGAGGTTGACAAACTTCAAACCATCAGCTTCATCAGGGAGGCTACGTATCCGGTATGGCTGGCAAATTCGATGATGGTCCGGAAGGCTATTGGCGGGTGGCGAATGTGCCAAGACTATACCGATCTGAACAAGGCCTGCCCGAATGACAGCTTTCCGTAGCCAAGGATAGACCAGCTCGTGGACGCCACCGCCGGACACGaactgctcagcttcatggacgcctattCGGGATATAATCAGATATTCATGCACCCTTCCGACAGCAAACACACTGTCTTCATAACGGACAGAGGGTTGTACTGTTACAATGTCATGCCGTTCGGCCTGAAGAACGCGGGGGCAACTTATCAAAGGCTTGTCAACAGAATTTTCGCCAAATACATCGGCAGCATCATGGAGGTTTACGTTGACGACATGTTAGTAAAAAGCAGAACTGCCGAAGAACACCTGCacaatttgtcaatcatgttCGGCATACTGAAAGACTACCGGATGAGGCTGAACCCGATGAAATACGCCTTCGGTGTATCTTCCGGGAAATTCCTCGGATTCATGATCAGTCAGAGGGGTATCGAAGCGAATccctaaaaaataaaggcaatCATCGATATGGAAAGGCCGAAGACGACGAAGGACATTCAAAGCCTTACTGGACGCGTAGCGGCCCTTACTCGCTTCATAACAAAGGCTACCGATAAATGTGTACCGTTctttaaagccttgaaaggGGGCAAACGGAATATCATATGGACTGCCGAATGTGACAAAGAGTTTCAAGACTTAAAGGACTACATGGGCAAAGCCCCCCTTTTATCAAAAACGCTACCCGGGAAGATTCTCTCCCTATACCTTTCGGTATCTAGCACTGCCGTCAGCTCGATATTGATTCGAAAACCAGAAAAAGCAGAGCTACCGATTTTCTATGTCAGTAAGGCACTCCAAAGTGCTGAACTTCGGTATCCCCCATTAGAGCAGCTTGCACTAGCCCTTGTGGTCTCGGCACGAAGACTTCGGCCATACTTTCAAGCGCACGGAATCAAAGTCCTGACTAACCAACCGCTTCGGCAAGTGCTCCAAAAACCAGAGACTTCTGGCCAATTGATCAAGTGGGCGATCGAACTCGGAGAGTTCGATATACAATTCATGCCAAGGCCCGCCGAAAAGGGTCAAGCCGTTGCCGATTTTATCTCCGAGCTCACCCCATCAACAGCACAGACAACACCCGAGCCGGTGACCGAGACCGGATTGCCGGAGGAACTAGACGCCGAACGCTTTGACGTCTCAACTCCAGTATGGATTCTGCATGTCGACGGCTCGGCAAACCAATAAGGGTGCGGAGCAGGCTTGGTACTGACAACACCGGAGGGACTCAAGATCGAGTACGCCCTCCGATTCGACTTCCGAACCTCCAACAATGAAGCGGAATATGAGGCTCTCTTGGCCGGCCTTCGGTTAGCCAAGAGCATGAATGCAAAACAAATCAGAATTCACAGCGACTCCCAGCTCATTGTGAACCAGGTAACGGCAGACTTCGCGGCTAGAGACGCCTCCATGCGCGCCTACGAGATCAAGCAGATCCCCAGAAGCGAAAACAGCCATGCCGATGCATTGGCACGGCTGGCTTTGCCAATCAATGATAAAGTCGGAAGAAAGGTGTCGGTAGAGATTCTTGCCCTACCGAGCACGGTAACCTCCGAAACATGCACTGTACGGTACGAAGATACATGGATGTCTCCTATCTACTCGTACCTGACCAACGGCACCCTTCCAGTAGACAAGGCCCATTTGCAAGGTACACCGTCATCAACGACGTCCTTTACAAACGTGGCTATACAACTCCATATCTCAAATGCCTTACGGCAGAACAGGGGGActacgtccttcgggagatccATAATGGTGTGTGCGGCGACCATTCCAGGTCCCGGTCACTCGTCCACAAAACCTTTCGGCAGGGGTACTTTTGGCCGACCATGCACCAGGACGCTAATTCACTAGTGAAAAAGTGTGATAAATGCTAGCGCTTCGGCAACATACAGCATATCCCTGCTGAACCCCTTACACCGATCATGAGTCCTTGGCCTTTCGCACAATAGGGACTAGACCTGATCGGTCCAATGCCGCAAGGTAAAGGCCAGGTAAAATACGCCGTGGTTGCTGTcgactacttcaccaaatgggtagaGGCCGAACCTTTGGCAACCATAACGGCAGCAAAGATGGAGGACTTCATCTGGACTCACATTTGTTGCAGATTCGGTATCCCATATGCCATTCGGGAGAAATTAATAGAAAGCCTTCGGCACTATTACTTCAGAacctctttttaaaattactctACTAAGCCCACAGCTGCCAATAGTGGCATCTTTATTAGCCCACGGCAATAAATGTTTTCGAAATTGTTACCCTACAGATTCCATCGGAACTAAACAACTTCGAAGTGTCCTTTTAACGTTATAAATCCTATACGGAGCCTTTCGGCGGTAAGTACGATCGCCAATTTAAACACGTGTTCAGATTGTTCAAACAACAGCAGATAAAAACATGCATTTGAATTAAAGATGCCCTCGGCATCAATATGTTCGGTACactaaataaaaatagtaaaaaaaaagctaATACAACTATTACGAAAAACGGCAAGGAGCCTCAAGGTTCATCAGCGGCGGCAGCCTCGGCAGATCCGGAGCCTTCGGCGGCATCTTCCCCCTCATACTCCTCGATCATTTCCTCGGTTATCCCTTCCGATAGGGGGAGGGTCGGCGATGAAGTTCAGGTTCAGCTTTTGCCCAGGGTTGTACCGTTTGAATCGGTACAACAGGTCCGCCATCTCCGAGCCCACTTCCTTATCCAGAAAGACAGTGAACTCTTCAGACGAGCGGTACCCCCGCATAGCTGACTGAACGGCAGCCTCGATCTCCGCAGCCTTTGCCCGCTCCGACTCCTCCAAGGCCACCTGCACCGCATCTTTGGCAGCCTCGGCATCCTTCGCTGTCGCCAGCACCGCCTCCAGGAGACCcttcatctcctccaccttcTCCTCTGAAGCTAGAACCTACCGTTCGGCAGACTCTTTCTCCTTCAGCAAGTGGGCATGCTCCTAGAGCGCTTTGCCAGCCTCGGCAACCTTGGCCCTGCCGTCCTCGTACGCCTTCTTGGCACGCTCGGCAGCAGCGATGGCCCGCTTGATGCAGAGCCACATGTCCATGGACGCCTGCACAAAACAAAGTAAGTCAGAAGCGTGCCCcactagaaaaaataaaagggcgAAGGAAGAAAGACAATCTTATCGAGGCCTGAAGCCGGAAGGCGCTTCCAGCCTCCTCCCGAAGAAACTTCTTCGGTAGTTCGTCGATCTCCGGCAGCTCCATCTGAGAGCCGAGGATCATATGGTTGACGAACTGGACCGTCTTCGCCGGGCAGGCAATGATGACAGCCTCGGAAGGACCGTCCTCGTTCTCCACTACAAGGACGGCCCTCGGGACCTCCGACTGGCGAGGGCGCTTGGAGACTGGCTCGGCCTCCAAATCAATCGTCTCCGGCCGCTTACCGGTAGCCTTGGAAGCGACGGCCTCGGCATCCCGATGCCTCGGTGCAGCGACCTCATCGGTAGGGCACCCCAAAACAGGCTCGGCGCCCTCCTGTCGCAGGCGCTCCGCGAGGTTCTGAGCCTCCGGATCCACCACCGCCTACCGAACGGAAGCTGCCTCGggctgctttttctttttcttgccctCTAGGCCCATCATCAGGCGCCTCCTGGAGGAATCGTTCATTTTATTTGCCTCGGCAGCCTTCCTTACGTCCGTCACTGGTCAAAAGCATTCGGTCAGTCAGCAAGCAAAAGCAATACACAAAAGCATTCGGTCAGTCGGCAAGCAAAAGCAATACACGAAAGCGTTCGGTCAGTCAGAAAGATATACTTACTCTCGGCAGGGTTGACGAGGCCGGCTCTGACGAGGTTGTCGGTGAAGAGGAAGCGTGGGTAAACTCGCTCGGCAGCGGGTACTCTCAGCCTCACTCTGTcgagttgccggatctcacTCGACTTGGGGTTCGGCTGCTTGAGTTTACCTGCCAGGAGAAggaaaattagttaaataaaacaaggagagaagagaagccGGCCTATCAATCGGTATCTCGGGACCCTACCGGCaatctgaaatgtagtggGGACCGAGAAGCGGGAGGGAGTTCCCAATTACCGGCGAGTAGCACCCGCCGATTCCTCCATGACTTTTGAGAAGTCGGCACCGAGCTGATGAAGTGCCCCCGCTCGGAAGCCTTCAGGCAGTTCGCCTGAACCCAGCCGCCGTGATCGGTGCTCTTGGACTTGGTAATGCTGTATAAGTATGAGAACTGCTCGTAGGAAGGCTCCCCCTCCTCGGCAATCCCGAACGCAGCAATTACCCCCATCAAGGCCACCTAGAAGTTGGGGTTGTACTGGCCAGGAGTGTACCCGATCTGGGCAAGGATCTTCTGCACGGCAGGTTGCAACGGCAACCGAACCCCTTGCTGAAGAACATCGGTGAAGAAGGTCACTTCACCGTTCGCCGGGTCGTTGAGGGACTCGACAGGGCTCGGTATCCTCATCTTCACCGAGTCCGAAATGAGGTACTCGGCCCTAATCCTCTCCAGCTCTCGTTTGGTGATCTTGTTGGGCTCCAAGTAGTCGACCCCGAACAAAGTTTTCTTCGGCACCCCCATCGGTATCCTAGGCTGCTCCTGATGGACGATCGTCACCCTCGGCCGGGAGGGACCGGCAATGCCCTCACCACGACCGGAGGTGGAGGCCTCAGGCTGATGCTCCAACGGGCCGACGCGAGTACCGTCCTTGTGCACCACGGCCAAGGGTTGCGGTTGCCCCGTCATAAGCCTCTTACCGATGCCGTGGGTGGGAATGGAGGTCACCTCCTCACTGAATAGCTCAAAATCGGTGTCTTCTCCACCCTCGGCATCGAGGCTTACAGCCCCGCTGGACGTATCCCATCCCGATGATAAATCCCCATCGAACGCGTTGGGCTCACTGCCGAACGGCGACTCGCTATCGGACATCTACAAAACAACGAAAGGGAAGCTAAGGCCCGTGCCACAAACTACCGTACCGATACCTATGGCCACTAGACTACCGAAGGAAAATCCTACTTAACGTTCGGCTAGCCTATGCCATGGAAAGATGTATAATTACATAAAGAGAGAATATTCTGGGGGTACCGAACGGTATCTTACCTTTAGTGTGGGATGATTTGATTGCCGTTCACTCTCGTCTGAAATCGCGCTGAATGCCGAGAACCGCTGTAAAAATCGCCTTGATTGCCGTTCACTCTCGTCGGAAATCGCCCTGAATGCCGAGAACCGCTGTAAAAAATCACCCTGATTACGGTTCACTCTCTTCGAAAATTGCCTGCGCAGAGCTCTCGCGTCAAACTCACAATTGCAAAGTGAGCCTTACGTCCGGAGCAActtctatttatagggagagaGCTGTAACGGTACGCTTCGAAAGACTAAACGGCTCTTTAATACGCCGTCAGACGTCCTTTCGCTGGCCACGCGTCACCCGACGAATGGCGCCGCTGACTGCACGCCAGGCACGGAAGACGAAGCTTCTCTTTGCCCTCTCGCCTCTCAGCATCGACGACCCTACGAGTCCCAGGTCAATCTCCCCCAACGAGCCTACCGAACGGCGGGTCAACCTCCGAACCACAGTAGAAAACTAAATTCCCTTCCGAagaaaacttgggggactactgtttatacCAGAGATAAACGGCCTATGACAACCGTACAAGTGGACAGGATCTATTTTGGCTGCAGAAACGCCTTCGGCATGCTTCCTAccgaagccatctatcttggCCCTTTTTACTAGGGGACGcgtgtcatgctcacaatccGTGTCCACAGTCCCACATCAAAAATACGAGCACAGTGCACAActcccaaggcctatataAGAAGACCCACATTCCCAAAACGTACGCTATcgattgatctgtcagttaacattactaaaaccgtacttactaaagcatcagagagccttcggccggtaccacaccggtgCCTAAAGACTTACCGAACGTGCCCTTTTGTAGGTACTTACCCTTCCGAAGTAGAACATCTTCCAAAGACAGTCACCTACCGAAGGCACAATATAACTAAGTTGGGCGAAATACGTGccgaaccactttttcgcatcaacaacatgtataaattttttctctcattGCTTGTGCTTGTGCTTGGCTTAGTAACTTAAATACATGAACAATGGTGAATACAACCCAATTCGTTTCATCATTAGCTCATTCATCCCAttcaacaataaaaacaaaacccacaaagcAATTATACAAAGAAATTATTGTCTCTCTCAGTCTCAGTGCTTCTGCTTTCTTTAGTAACTTAAAGACAAGAACAAGTGATCAGACCCATTTCAGTTCATCACCAACTCATCCAATTTCACATCCCAAACAAACTCAAATTAAGAGTGATTATTTAGAAGCAAGATTAGTGGCAGACAAGCCCATATATCTCAGGCCATGTCACTCTCAAGCATGATTAGTGAAAAATATTCATCCGATGTGCATCTTTTTAGTGTTTTTTGCTGTGATTTCTCACTGATTATTTTTGGGAAGCTCTCCAAGTTGAAATTTGTGACCCTTgatttcattaatttaaaaGGTTCTTCGCCCCCCATCTTTGATAAATTTCACAAACCTTGTAGAACTACACTTGGAATCCAATCCAACAACTTGGAAGGAGATATCTGCATGCTTGATTTTTCCAGACTTTTAGTCAATAACTTTACTGGTACATTTCCAATAAGCATTTACTCATGTAGGTCCCTGAAAGCAATTCAATTGACTTTAAATCATCTACAGGTGCAAATATAACCTTAGATTCTTTCATTGAAATACTTGTCCTTCATCTCAATTGCTAATTTTCTGAAATTGGACTCCTAGTCGGAATGGGCTTGAGATTCCTTGTAGCTAAAGGAACCCCAACCGCTTTAAATATGAGGCTCTTCCTTGCTTGTCTTCAAACCGCAAGAAACACTTCCCATATTCCAAAGAAAGGTTCTTTGAAAATCGTCTGCTTACCAAGGGAGAGAGTGCATCTTTAggtaagatatatatatatgtatatatatatgtatatttatatatgtatgtatatttatatatatatatatatatgtatatttgtatatatattttgtcttCTTGGCTGCGGGTCCAGCATGGGGAGCTTTGGCAGCAAGGTGAAGTGGTCTGCTAAAGGAGGCATGCGAGCTTGGTGTGTGCTGGTGAGCCAAGATGGCAGCAAGAGGTGCTGTCGCAAGCTTGAGTTCAACTAGAAGCGTGCCTGCTGTTGACGGGCTTGGTGCGCACGGGTAGGCATGGCTAGAATAGGTGCGCAAGGGCTGGCCTTGCATGGACTGAGGCTGCACTGTTGGGCGCGAGCTGGAGGAAGCAAAGCAGGCCTGGGTTGGAGTTGGATGACTGCTGGGCTAGTGGCGTGAGCTGGGCCGCGTGTGCTGTGCGCTAATTGGGCTGCAGGACTGGAGCGAACAAGAGCAAGCCCGTGCTGGAATGGGATGCGAGCAGGGCTGAAGGCGCGAACTGGGCTGCTGCGTCGATGGGCCTCGTGTGCTGTGTGCCAAGTGGGCTCGAGCTGGCAGGCACTGGGCTCCTCTGCAGATTGGGCTGCAGCTTGCTAGAccccttttttgttgtttttgttgtgttttttttttttctgttgctgcttttttttttcacgaaCTAGGAATTTTAACGCCATTCTCATCGCTATTTTTTGCAGCTGCTCAACGACCATGTCTTTTGAAAGAAAGAGCCGATCACCAAGCTCAAAAGTGCCCTTGTACCTGTGGGGCGGTTCTCAAGTTCCCAAAGAGAAGTTTGTGGCCAATTTGCACCGTGTCACCACCGAGGCCCAGTTCAAAACGTGGCGTGCCCTTTTCGACTCCGCTATACCCAAGGATGTGCATGTCAAGTTGGCAGAGCCCTCGTCTGACAGTATACCTCGTGTGGATCCGAACAATCCAGGCGCTAGGATTATCACGTTTCGCCCCTTCTATTTCTCGCTGGGTTTCACGTTTCCGCTGTCGAAATTTTTCAGGGAGGTGTTCTGCTACATGGAATGTGCCCCGAGCCAGTGTACTCCGAATGTTTATCGGGCGGTCAtctgttttgaaaatttgagcCGCTTCTTTCAGCTGGATTTGACCGTGCATGAGTTCTTCTACTTCTTTGAGGTGAGACGCTTTGAGAAATATGCCCAACTTCGCGCACGCGAAACCCAAGGTGTTTTATAGTCTGAGTCAGGGCGATCATGTGTGGAGCAAGGATGTTCTGGAGGTCAGCGGCAGATGGGAAGGGGAGGTTAACGACGGTCCGCTCGTTCCTCTCACCTACTACGATGGTAAGTTTCATTCCTCTGATCTGCTACTGTTGCCATGGAATTCTTTGCTGTGTCTGACTAACTTTTGTCTTATGCTTGCAGATGATGCCATCCAAAAGAAGCTCGTTCTCGACCCGGACATGACGAAGGTTCGAAAAGCTTTGAGCATCCCCGCCAAGTTTCATGAATGGCGCTGGCTGTTGAGCGAACATCGGAAGAAAGTCGGTGGCCTACCCCCTGCTGAAGATATTGAAAGGTGGAAGTCGCGCTGCTTGGAGCTAAGTGACTTGCCAGTTGAGCAGGAGGAGTCATCGACTGAGTCCCCCGAGAATGGGAAAGCGTGCAGTAGCTCTGCTCGAGATGAAGCTGCAGTTTCACGATCAGTGGATACGTCTTCACAGTGAAGGCAGCTAAGATCTTCTCTTGCCACGAACAAGTCTTCTACAAGGGAAGTCTCGCTTGCTCAGAAGGCCAATATGGGAGTTGCTCCTGCCTCGTCTGCCGGGATCAAACGCCTCGtcaacaagaacaacaagAAGGCCAATGACATGCAAGAGGTTCGGGAAATTCGGCTCAAGTCTCTGCCCGTACTGCTTAAGCCCCTTGATCTGCCATGTAAGGAAGCCGCTGGGAAGCAAGGTTTGGGTAGTCTGTGCCGATCTGGGAATCAAGCTGAGAGGACTGTACCTCTGCCTAGCAACCATGACTCATCTGCAGGGCCACGAATAGTCAAGCGCGGGGCTGACTCAATTTTGCAAGTTGCAACCAAAAGAGCTAAAGAGTCGTCTGCTCGAGCGAACAGTCCTCCAATTGCACGAACTACCGGTCCGGGAATTGGTGACAGCTCTGCTTGGGGCGAGCCCGTGTCTGATCTGCTGAAAACAAGCTTTCTGTCAAGTCCATCTGCTTGCGCTAAGCTAGTTGATCACGTGTATTGAGCTGATGACCTTTGTGCTTTCTCGAGCCTTCCCTTGGAtaagcaagaagaagctgcCATGTATCACCTTCAAAAAGGAATGGTTTTTGCTGTTGGGGTTATACGGAACTCGCGTGAtgttgccccctcttctgCCCTGCTTGACGAGCTGGTGAAGAAGAATGCCGACCTGACTGACAAGCTCTCAAACAAGCGGATTCGCCATAACGCGAGGATTTCCGAGATGAAGGAGAGTATGTCCGTGCTCAAGAGTTCTGTTGGCCAAAAGGATGGTGAACTCAAGTCTCTCATGGCTACCCTGCTCGAACGCAAGAAAGCCTACTTCTGCCTCGAACGTAATCATGCTGCTTTGGCCCAGGATCGTGACAAACTGCTGGTCAAGTTTGATACCCATGTGGAAGCCACGGAGGCATCCAAGCAAGAGATTGCTGCTAATGCGTACAAGCTGGGATACCTGGATTGCCAGAATGGTGCTTCTCCTTGCTGCCCTCTCGAAGATGATGATAGTGAGCAGTTTGGTCTTGACCTACCCCTGCTCAGAGTGAGTAGGTAGATGTTGTAGATGCAGAAGCAGCTAAAGAGCAGATAGCAGATGAAGCTACAATTAAGGAAGACAAACGCCAAGGTGGGTCAGCTGATGAGGCTAAGGCGGATGCGAAGGAGCAGGCAGCCGAGGCGGTTGAACAAGTTGTGCCGGTTGGGTAGAATGAGGCTGTTGCCAGCGCAGCTGAGGATGTGATCGGCTAAGGGTCATCTGCTGAAGTTCCCTAGTAGTTGTAGTtcatttttgctatttttgaactttcttattttctttcaataagtGGTCTTTGGTTGACCATCTTACTTCTTGTTGAACTTGGCTGATTGGCCGCTTTGTTATGAAATTTTCAGTTGTCTTTCAAACTTCAATTCTCATCGTATCTTGTAAGTGTGTGTCCGAAGACATAGCACTTGAAagagactccattgagtttgtacTTGTGAAGTAGCTTGCCTGCAATGGAGATAAGGCTCGTCGCCTGTGTgtgtatgtcggggacataacgcttgaaaaagactccattgagtttgtgctttgTGGAGCAGCTTGCCTGCAAtagaggtaaggcttgtcgcctgtgtgcgtatgtcggggacataacgcttgaaaaagactccattgagtttgtgctctgatgagcagcttgtctgcaattaaggtaaggcttgtcgcctgtgtgcgtatgtcagGGACATAGcacttgaaaaagactccattgagtttgtgcttcgAGGAGCAGCTTGTTTGCAATGGAGTTAAGGCTTGCCACCTATGTGtatatgtcggggacatagcgct belongs to Prunus persica cultivar Lovell chromosome G4, Prunus_persica_NCBIv2, whole genome shotgun sequence and includes:
- the LOC109948606 gene encoding uncharacterized protein LOC109948606 produces the protein MISTISGGPTIAGMSNYSMKQYVRAAKFPRVLGIEVNRHHETPKVHWEPITFCEEEEEGILYPHDDPMIIRAEIADYDVGRVLIDTGSSVSVIFAEAFREKGINDSQVNRQLTPPLSFSGDLVQPVGSVKLPITFGTAPRKTTVYDHFLIVDCPTAYNVIVGRTALTRIKAHLSPHMLLMKFPTPNGTGAVRGNQLSARTCYATALKSTSFKLPDETMSVQGVLNGTGPVDDPRDESPTPHTQPVEELETITLSEEQPDRQVRIGTRLAPTLRTQFINFLRNHSEVFTWSYEDMPGIAPEVISHKLSVSPSYKPVRQKRRSYDTERYEAMRKEVDKLQTISFIREATYPVWLANSMMVRKAIGGWRMCQDYTDLNKACPNDSFP